One genomic window of Gossypium hirsutum isolate 1008001.06 chromosome D11, Gossypium_hirsutum_v2.1, whole genome shotgun sequence includes the following:
- the LOC107963290 gene encoding disease resistance protein RPP2B-like encodes MNLRGSQNLIKTPDFTTASNLEVLILEGCAKLVDVHPSIRVLKSIKHFTLRDCKSLRTLPTKIGMESLETLIPSGCSSLVRFPEIDGKMEHLKTLHLSGCYKVENLQQAKFLEELDLSLNSLTKLNLRDCNLCEGDILRDISGLSSLISLDLSGNNFISIPASLIPLSKLEFLILSNCNMCTLGEADTHIDISGLSSLMHLHLSGNNFITIPLALTQLSKLYSITLSDCKMLKSLPELPTSIGSVIIDDWSSLEVVASPSKGCNLVGGDNIRAINCFKLAEKINALALLKEHIKALPNSRKWFDNGFFDIMMPGSEIPEWFSQQKSTYQKQMHDVMTSKRQHRDEGHRDKQRSLEVKQKTKTKMSIIMFSHLFLIYYGLQQPLFNLKIMNLRGSQNLIKTPDFTTASNLEVLILEGCTKLVDVHPSIRVLKSLKLLNLRDCKSLRTLPTKIGMESLETLILSGCSSLVRFPEINWKMERLKTLDLSGCYRVENLLENLQQANGRKGPSYKLLPSLPSLFKVIQGRRTNPMGRMLPLLSGLSSLRELKLRDCNLCEGDIPPDISGLSCLEILDLSGNNFVSIPASLTRLSKLAYLILSNCNLCTFGEADTHSDISGLSSLSYLNLSGNNFISIPASLTRLSKLKSLELSNCNMCILGEADTHSDISGLSSLSYLYLSGNNFISILLELSGCKMLKSLPELPTSIGSVTIDDCSSLEVVASPSKVCNLVGGESIDAINCFKLAEKINALALLKEHIKVY; translated from the exons ATGAACCTCAGAGGGTCCCAAAACCTGATCAAGACACCAGACTTCACAACAGCATCAAATCTTGAAGTTTTGATTTTGGAAGGTTGTGCCAAATTAGTGGATGTTCATCCATCAATCAGAGTGCTTAAGAGCATTAAACATTTTACTTTAAGAGATTGCAAAAGTCTTAGGACTCTTCCGACCAAAATTGGAATGGAATCTCTTGAAACATTAATTCCTTCGGGTTGCTCAAGTCTTGTAAGGTTTCCGGAGATTGATGGGAAAATGGAACATCTAAAAACTCTACATCTTTCTGGTTGTTATAAAGTTGAAAATTTGCAGCAAGCAAAGTTTTTGGAAGAGCTTGACTTGA GTTTGAATTCATTAACAAAGCTAAATCTAAGGGACTGCAATCTTTGTGAAGGAGATATTCTACGTGATATTTCTGGTCTATCCTCTTTGATAAGTCTTGATCTTAGTGGTAACAATTTCATCAGCATACCTGCATCTCTTATTCCACTATCGAAGCTTGAGTTTCTTATATTGTCAAATTGCAACATGTGCACTCTTGGTGAAGCAGATACTCATATTGATATTTCTGGTCTATCCTCTTTGATGCATCTTCATCTTAGTGGTAACAATTTCATCACCATTCCTTTGGCTCTTACTCAACTTTCCAAGCTTTATTCTATTACATTGTCAGATTGCAAGATGCTTAAATCGTTGCCTGAGCTACCAACAAGTATAGGAAGTGTGATAATAGATGATTGGTCTTCACTTGAAGTAGTTGCAAGTCCATCAAAAGGATGCAATTTAGTGGGTGGTGATAACATTCGTGCCATTAACTGCTTCAAATTGGCTGAGAAAATCAATGCATTAGCACTGCTGAAAGAACATATTAAG GCACTTCCAAATTCTAGAAAATGGTTTGATAATGGCTTCTTTGATATTATGATGCCCGGAAGTGAAATTCCAGAATGGTTTAGCCAACAAAAAA GCACTTATCAGAAACAGATGCATGATGTCATGACGAGCAAGCGGCAACATCGTGACGAGGGTCATCGGGACAAGCAAAGATCTCTTGAG gtaaaacaaaaaacaaaaacaaaaatgagcATTATTATGTTTTCTCATTTGTTTCTAATTTATTATGGTCTTCAACAGCCCTTGTTTAACTTGAAAATAATGAACCTCAGAGGGTCTCAAAACCTGATCAAGACACCAGACTTCACAACCGCATCAAATCTTGAAGTTTTGATTTTGGAAGGTTGTACCAAATTAGTGGATGTTCATCCATCAATCCGGGTGCTTAAGAGCCTTAaacttttgaatttaagagaTTGCAAAAGTCTTAGGACTCTTCCAACCAAAATTGGAATGGAATCTCTTGAAACATTAATTCTTTCGGGTTGCTCAAGTCTTGTAAGGTTTCCGGAGATTAATTGGAAAATGGAACGTCTAAAAACTCTAGATCTTTCCGGTTGTTATAGAGTGGAAAATTTATTGGAGAATTTGCAGCAAGCAAA TGGGCGCAAGGGACCATCATATAAGTTACTACCAAGTTTGCCTTCTCTTTTCAAGGTAATCCAAGGAAGAAGGACGAATCCCATGGGTCGGATGTTGCCTTTGTTGTCAGGTTTGAGTTCTTTAAGAGAGCTAAAACTAAGGGACTGCAATCTTTGTGAAGGAGATATTCCACCTGATATTTCTGGTCTATCCTGTTTGGAAATACTTGATCTTAGTGGTAACAATTTCGTCAGCATACCTGCATCTCTTACTCGACTCTCGAAGCTTGCATATCTTATATTGTCAAATTGCAACTTGTGCACTTTTGGTGAAGCAGATACTCATAGTGATATTTCTGGTCTATCCTCTTTGAGTTATCTTAATCTTAGTGGTAACAATTTCATCAGCATACCTGCATCTCTTACTCGACTCTCAAAGCTTAAGTCTCTTGAATTGTCAAATTGCAACATGTGCATTCTTGGTGAAGCAGATACTCATAGTGATATTTCTGGTCTATCCTCTTTGAGTTATCTTTATCTTAGTGGTAACAATTTCATCAGCATT TTGCTTGAATTGTCAGGTTGCAAGATGCTTAAATCGTTGCCTGAGCTACCAACAAGTATAGGAAGTGTGACAATAGATGATTGTTCTTCACTTGAAGTAGTTGCAAGTCCATCAAAAGTATGCAATTTAGTGGGTGGTGAAAGCATTGATGCCATTAACTGCTTCAAATTGGCTGAGAAAATCAATGCATTAGCACTGCTGAAAGAACATATTAAGGTCTATTAA
- the LOC121223280 gene encoding disease resistance protein RPV1, whose translation MLSLPSTSSSISKKIYDVFLSFRGEDTRNNFTDHLYNALKRRGIVTFRDDPKLEAGEEIAPELFEAIQQSWCSIIVFAKTYAFSSWCLEELADIVKQKKDKEHKVYPIFYEVDPSDLRKQKEKVEAFAKHEERYKEDGEKIQKWRNALREVANIKGWHLNNRHESEFIQDIAKKISVKLCQTYTIVHYELIGINLRLEE comes from the exons ATGTTGTCGTTGCCCTCAACCTCCTCGTCCATTTCTAAAAAGATATATgatgttttcttaagttttagAGGTGAAGATACTCGCAACAACTTCACAGATCATCTCTACAATGCTCTAAAGAGGCGTGGGATTGTCACTTTTAGAGATGATCCCAAGTTGGAGGCGGGCGAAGAGATCGCACCTGAACTCTTTGAAGCAATTCAGCAATCATGGTGCTCGATAATCGTTTTTGCAAAAACCTATGCCTTTTCAAGTTGGTGTTTGGAGGAGCTTGCTGACATAGTTAAACAAAAAAAGGATAAAGAACATAAAGTATATCCAATATTCTACGAAGTGGATCCATCCGATTTAAGAAAACAGAAGGAAAAAGTAGAAGCGTTTGCGAAACATGAAGAGAGATATAAGGAAGATGGAGAAAAGATCCAAAAGTGGCGAAATGCTTTGAGGGAAGTGGCTAACATCAAGGGATGGCATTTAAATAACAG GCATGAATCAGAATTTATCCAAGACATTGCTAAGAAGATATCGGTGAAATTATGTCAGACCTATACTATTGTTCATTATGAGCTGATTGGAATTAATTTACGTTTGGAGGAGTAG